Proteins encoded by one window of Halosolutus amylolyticus:
- a CDS encoding SWIM zinc finger family protein → MKTTASPKAPLPVPSNDHLEERSRRARVEPMSVLALGDGLYEIESANDHTYLVDLPAGRCTCPDHVFRGVRCKHIRRVAIEINEGRTPPPGRIAVECHDCETAVFVDEDHDGPVYCDDHEIRPGDPVVDRETGDRLTVVDVSVLRADAVRIRPEGTTVAEYGTNENYDPDVPVVGAIYPHATVARNGVVPESLKVYVFPRTRLEKAT, encoded by the coding sequence ATGAAAACAACAGCGTCACCGAAAGCACCACTGCCAGTTCCGTCCAACGACCACCTCGAAGAGCGGTCGCGCCGCGCCCGCGTCGAACCGATGTCCGTGCTGGCGCTCGGCGACGGCCTCTACGAGATCGAATCGGCCAACGACCACACCTATCTCGTCGACCTCCCGGCTGGCCGGTGTACCTGCCCGGACCACGTCTTCCGGGGCGTCCGGTGCAAGCACATCCGCCGGGTCGCGATCGAGATCAACGAGGGGCGGACGCCGCCGCCGGGCCGGATCGCCGTCGAGTGTCACGACTGCGAGACCGCGGTGTTCGTCGACGAGGACCACGACGGGCCGGTCTACTGCGACGACCACGAGATCCGGCCGGGCGATCCCGTCGTCGATCGCGAGACGGGCGATCGACTCACCGTCGTCGACGTCTCCGTGCTCCGGGCCGACGCCGTCCGGATCCGGCCGGAGGGGACCACCGTCGCCGAGTACGGGACGAACGAGAACTACGACCCGGACGTTCCCGTCGTCGGGGCGATCTACCCGCACGCGACCGTGGCCCGGAACGGCGTCGTCCCCGAGTCGCTGAAGGTCTACGTCTTCCCGCGGACGCGTCTCGAGAAAGCGACGTAA
- a CDS encoding PAS domain S-box protein produces the protein MSDTMARWPVRTGVPARRLWLVAIGVAVAVVAGQWIGLERLGVSGLPFGGLELVGIVGLTRQDEPENPIADLAAAVERLSAGADDVALPTDRADELGWLSAAVADLADTLREREGQLDRERTYTDALFDGVADVFCLVGRGGELRRWNGALSRVTGAADDDLDSSPITAFVPADERDRLGDAIDTAIETGSARVEVSIEADDDATVPYEFVVKRVGGPDETPVAAVTGRDVTDRTEREREIEDVDAARQELSRIVSDRSLSRTATIERLLELGCDHFGVDNGFTARIDEATGRYRVETAVGPGFVEEGIETELSKTFCRRTIGTDDAIGITHASEGGHADDPAHEEWGISCYLGSEIRVDGDPYGTLCFVDQEPREESFSRTEKTFADLLARWVSHLYERREHERVLRRADRALEAAPIGITMTDPTQPENPIVYANDAFERITGYSSDEYLGRNCRFLQGEGTDPEAVERLHAAVDAEEPVSVELRNYREDGTPFWNQVTLAPVENDAGAVTHFVGFQQDVTERTETERRLRERERQLERYQEYTDDVLDALDDIFFVIDAGGSLQRWNERFVEAMSYSEAELSSMHALEFFADDDRDAIVDAIAEAQETGSTRLECDAFTSNGEAIPYEFVASGLEDPEGKPVIAGIARDISDRKARERELRERERQLSTLMSNIPGMVYRCRNEPDWPFDFVSEGCAELTGCDPGTLVDGDVNWATDVVLEGQDDLWETVQEALAAREPFQVTYPIETADGERRWVSEQGRGMYAGDGSFEGLEGVIIDITEQVESERELERYETIVQALGDPVYTLDEEGYFRFVNDAIEPLTGYEPSDLVGEHVSTFMAQRDLEDAQELVRDLLRTDTPYRTFEMALPTKGGEPIEAENHVALLPSDDGSFAGTAGVVRDISDRTAREQELERTTELLEQAQQIAGIGGWELDLTTEPYELSVTAELNRLFGEAPGTEIDLREALARYHPDDRRRVVSAVDRAITEGEGYDLEVRMVRADGSERWMRTMAQPVFEDDEGRRSTGTGSAFDDGEVVALRGSIQDITDRKEREQELERATDLLERVQRLAEVGGWEMDVRDDQRPETWTEELYRLHDVPRHVTPDLELAIEGYHPEDRAFVRDRIESSIASEMGYDFEARLATDAGESRWVRAIGEPIYDDDGTLRKYRGSVQDVSDRKRRELALESLHETARGLLQAESESAVADLVVETAAEVLDVHGVGVYLLDADANAFEPAAFTDGFAAVCGGTPPVPLGDDDSALWNTFVTGTQTIFDDVSVVDRSPLFGSDVPGGLLVPIGDHGVFVFVAEPSAIDDETRRLVETLVATTEAAFDRLESEASLRDRDAELEARNRRLERQMGINEIIRSIDQSLVRATGRGEIERTVCERLVDTDDIAFAWIGGVDASETAVEPRAWDGDGEAYLDAVSLATDAERPEPAVRTALAEESTVVSNVVAELQAEPWRKTALASDFASCLCVPISFDEYSYGVLAVYGTEPDTFGDLERTVFEELGENIANSITAVQTRHALHADVLLELTLRFDDSDAFLARIARETDATVVYEGVASHSADETRLFFTTDGAESAAVESVLEDLVTVTDWRLVSGADADADTDAEADHQCLFEATVTGTELVSRLLRHGASPRSITADGSDLEVVVDVSRTTEVRTFVDMLAQAYPSVELAGRRDVERAMHTRGELVSSLFDPLTDRQLEVLRAAYFAGFFEWPRTSTGEEVAAMLDVSQPTVNRHLRIGQQRLLAELFGSEAHSIVGDRGSEAT, from the coding sequence ATGAGTGACACGATGGCACGGTGGCCGGTGCGGACTGGCGTTCCCGCCCGGCGACTGTGGCTCGTGGCGATCGGCGTCGCGGTCGCCGTCGTCGCGGGCCAGTGGATCGGGCTCGAACGGCTCGGCGTCTCCGGGCTCCCGTTCGGGGGACTGGAACTGGTCGGAATCGTCGGGCTCACGAGACAGGACGAGCCCGAGAACCCGATCGCGGACCTCGCGGCGGCGGTCGAACGGCTGTCGGCCGGCGCGGACGACGTGGCCCTCCCGACCGACCGGGCCGACGAACTCGGATGGCTCTCTGCGGCAGTCGCGGACCTCGCTGATACCCTCCGCGAGCGCGAGGGGCAACTCGATCGGGAGCGAACGTACACGGACGCGCTCTTCGACGGCGTCGCCGACGTGTTCTGCCTCGTCGGGCGGGGCGGGGAGCTTCGTCGCTGGAACGGCGCTCTCTCCCGGGTAACGGGTGCCGCGGACGACGACCTCGACTCGAGTCCCATCACCGCGTTCGTTCCCGCCGACGAGCGCGATCGGCTCGGCGACGCGATCGACACCGCGATCGAGACCGGTTCTGCGCGCGTCGAGGTGTCGATCGAGGCGGACGACGACGCGACGGTCCCCTACGAGTTCGTCGTGAAGCGGGTCGGGGGTCCCGACGAGACTCCCGTCGCGGCCGTCACCGGCCGGGACGTCACCGATCGGACGGAACGCGAACGGGAGATCGAAGACGTCGACGCCGCCAGGCAGGAACTCTCCCGGATCGTGTCCGACCGGTCGCTGAGTCGAACGGCGACGATCGAGCGGTTGCTCGAACTCGGCTGTGACCACTTCGGCGTGGACAACGGGTTCACCGCCCGCATCGACGAGGCGACCGGCCGCTACCGGGTCGAAACCGCCGTCGGACCCGGCTTCGTCGAGGAGGGTATCGAAACGGAGCTATCGAAGACGTTCTGTCGGCGGACGATCGGGACCGACGACGCGATCGGGATCACCCACGCGTCCGAGGGGGGTCACGCCGACGACCCGGCCCACGAGGAGTGGGGAATCAGCTGTTACCTCGGCAGCGAGATCCGGGTCGACGGCGATCCGTACGGGACGCTCTGTTTCGTAGACCAGGAGCCCCGCGAGGAATCGTTCTCCCGGACGGAGAAGACGTTCGCCGATCTCCTGGCGCGGTGGGTGTCCCACCTTTACGAGCGCCGCGAGCACGAGCGCGTACTCCGGCGGGCGGACAGGGCGCTGGAGGCGGCTCCGATCGGGATCACGATGACCGATCCGACGCAGCCGGAGAATCCGATCGTCTACGCCAACGACGCGTTCGAACGGATCACCGGCTACTCGTCCGACGAGTATCTCGGCCGGAACTGTCGGTTCCTCCAGGGCGAGGGAACTGACCCGGAGGCAGTCGAGCGGCTGCACGCGGCCGTCGACGCCGAGGAACCGGTGTCGGTCGAACTGCGCAACTACCGGGAGGACGGCACGCCGTTCTGGAACCAGGTGACCCTCGCACCGGTCGAGAACGACGCGGGGGCGGTCACACACTTCGTCGGGTTCCAGCAGGACGTCACCGAGCGCACGGAGACCGAACGACGCCTCCGCGAACGCGAGCGTCAGCTCGAGCGCTATCAGGAGTACACCGACGACGTGCTGGACGCGCTCGACGACATCTTCTTCGTCATCGACGCCGGGGGGAGCCTGCAGCGCTGGAACGAACGGTTCGTCGAGGCGATGAGCTACTCGGAGGCGGAACTGTCGTCGATGCACGCCCTGGAGTTCTTCGCCGACGACGATCGGGACGCGATCGTCGACGCGATCGCCGAGGCGCAGGAGACCGGGAGTACGCGTCTCGAGTGCGACGCGTTCACCAGTAACGGGGAGGCGATCCCCTACGAGTTCGTCGCGTCCGGGCTCGAGGATCCGGAGGGGAAGCCGGTGATCGCAGGCATCGCCCGGGACATTAGCGATCGGAAGGCACGGGAGCGCGAACTCCGCGAGCGCGAACGCCAGCTCTCGACGCTGATGAGCAACATCCCCGGGATGGTCTACCGCTGCCGGAACGAGCCCGACTGGCCGTTCGACTTCGTCAGCGAGGGCTGTGCGGAGCTCACCGGCTGCGATCCCGGGACGCTGGTCGACGGCGACGTGAACTGGGCGACCGACGTCGTTCTCGAGGGACAGGACGACCTCTGGGAGACGGTCCAGGAGGCCCTCGCCGCTCGAGAGCCGTTCCAGGTAACGTACCCGATCGAGACGGCCGACGGCGAGCGCCGGTGGGTGAGCGAACAGGGGCGTGGCATGTACGCCGGCGACGGATCGTTCGAGGGTCTCGAGGGTGTGATCATCGACATCACCGAGCAAGTCGAGAGCGAACGCGAACTCGAGCGCTACGAGACGATCGTGCAGGCGCTCGGCGACCCGGTCTACACGCTCGACGAGGAGGGGTACTTCCGGTTCGTCAACGACGCGATCGAACCCCTGACGGGGTACGAGCCGTCCGACCTCGTCGGCGAACACGTGTCGACGTTCATGGCTCAGCGTGATCTCGAAGACGCCCAGGAACTGGTTCGCGACCTGCTCCGGACCGACACTCCGTACCGGACGTTCGAGATGGCGTTGCCGACGAAGGGGGGCGAGCCGATCGAGGCGGAGAACCACGTGGCGCTGTTGCCGTCCGACGACGGCTCGTTCGCCGGTACCGCCGGCGTCGTCCGCGACATCAGCGATCGCACGGCGCGCGAGCAAGAACTCGAACGAACGACGGAACTGCTCGAACAGGCCCAGCAGATCGCGGGTATCGGCGGGTGGGAACTCGACCTGACGACCGAGCCGTACGAGCTTTCGGTCACGGCCGAACTCAACCGCCTGTTCGGCGAGGCGCCGGGCACGGAGATCGATCTGCGGGAAGCGCTCGCACGGTACCACCCCGACGATCGCCGGCGGGTCGTCTCGGCCGTCGATCGGGCGATCACGGAGGGCGAGGGGTACGACCTCGAGGTCCGGATGGTCCGGGCCGACGGGAGCGAGCGGTGGATGCGCACGATGGCTCAGCCGGTCTTCGAGGACGACGAGGGCCGTCGATCGACCGGTACCGGGAGCGCGTTCGACGACGGCGAGGTCGTCGCGCTCCGGGGATCGATCCAGGACATCACCGATCGCAAGGAGCGAGAGCAGGAACTCGAGCGGGCAACGGACCTGTTAGAGCGCGTCCAGCGGCTGGCGGAAGTCGGCGGCTGGGAGATGGACGTCCGGGACGACCAGCGGCCCGAGACCTGGACCGAGGAACTCTATCGTCTCCACGACGTGCCTCGTCACGTCACTCCCGACCTCGAACTGGCGATCGAGGGGTATCACCCGGAGGATCGTGCGTTCGTTCGCGACCGGATCGAGTCGTCGATCGCGTCCGAGATGGGGTACGATTTCGAGGCCCGGCTGGCAACCGACGCGGGCGAGAGCAGGTGGGTCCGGGCGATCGGCGAACCCATCTACGACGACGATGGGACCCTCCGCAAGTATCGAGGCTCGGTACAGGACGTCTCCGACCGGAAGCGACGCGAACTCGCGCTCGAGTCCCTCCACGAGACCGCACGCGGGCTGTTGCAGGCCGAGTCGGAGTCCGCGGTCGCGGATCTCGTCGTCGAGACGGCCGCAGAGGTGCTCGACGTCCACGGCGTGGGTGTCTATCTCCTCGATGCGGACGCGAACGCGTTCGAGCCGGCCGCCTTCACCGACGGATTCGCCGCGGTCTGCGGCGGCACGCCGCCGGTTCCCCTCGGCGACGACGACTCCGCGCTCTGGAACACCTTCGTGACCGGCACGCAGACGATCTTCGACGACGTCTCGGTCGTCGATCGCTCGCCCCTGTTCGGGAGTGACGTTCCGGGTGGGTTGCTGGTCCCGATCGGCGACCACGGCGTGTTCGTCTTCGTCGCCGAGCCGTCGGCGATCGACGACGAGACGCGACGGCTGGTCGAGACGCTCGTCGCGACGACCGAGGCCGCGTTCGATCGCCTCGAGAGCGAGGCGAGCCTGCGCGATCGCGACGCGGAACTCGAGGCGCGGAACCGACGGCTCGAACGCCAGATGGGGATCAACGAGATCATCCGCTCGATCGACCAGTCGCTCGTCCGGGCGACCGGCCGCGGGGAGATCGAACGGACCGTCTGCGAACGGCTGGTCGACACCGACGACATCGCCTTCGCGTGGATCGGGGGCGTCGACGCCAGCGAGACGGCGGTCGAACCGCGAGCGTGGGACGGCGACGGGGAGGCGTACCTGGACGCGGTCTCGCTGGCGACCGACGCGGAGCGGCCGGAACCGGCCGTCCGGACCGCGCTCGCCGAGGAATCGACGGTCGTCTCGAACGTCGTCGCCGAGCTACAGGCCGAGCCGTGGCGCAAGACCGCACTCGCCAGCGACTTCGCGTCCTGTCTCTGCGTCCCGATCTCGTTCGACGAGTACTCCTACGGCGTGCTCGCGGTGTACGGCACGGAGCCGGACACGTTCGGCGACCTCGAACGGACGGTGTTCGAGGAACTCGGCGAGAACATCGCCAACTCGATCACCGCCGTCCAGACGCGCCACGCCCTGCACGCCGACGTCCTCCTCGAACTCACGCTCCGGTTCGACGACTCGGACGCCTTCCTCGCGCGGATCGCCCGCGAGACCGACGCGACCGTCGTCTACGAGGGCGTCGCCTCCCACTCGGCCGACGAGACCCGCCTGTTCTTCACGACCGACGGGGCGGAATCGGCCGCGGTCGAGTCGGTCCTCGAGGACCTCGTCACCGTGACGGACTGGCGGCTGGTCTCCGGGGCGGACGCTGACGCCGATACCGACGCCGAGGCCGACCACCAGTGTCTCTTCGAGGCGACGGTTACCGGGACCGAACTCGTCTCGCGACTGCTCCGTCACGGCGCGAGTCCGCGATCGATCACGGCGGATGGGTCGGACCTGGAGGTCGTCGTCGACGTCTCGCGGACGACCGAGGTCCGCACGTTCGTCGACATGCTCGCGCAGGCGTACCCGAGCGTCGAACTCGCCGGCCGTCGCGACGTCGAGCGCGCGATGCACACCAGAGGTGAACTGGTGTCCTCGCTGTTCGACCCGTTGACCGATCGCCAGCTCGAGGTGCTCAGGGCGGCCTACTTCGCCGGCTTCTTCGAGTGGCCGCGCACGTCGACGGGCGAGGAGGTCGCGGCGATGCTCGACGTCTCCCAGCCGACGGTCAATCGTCACCTCCGGATCGGCCAGCAACGCCTGCTCGCCGAACTGTTCGGGAGCGAGGCCCACTCGATCGTCGGCGATCGGGGATCGGAAGCGACGTAG
- the hjc gene encoding Holliday junction resolvase Hjc, translating to MSQAKGDRRERELVNELDGAGFAVMRAPASGSATDRELPDVLAGDGEQFYAIEAKSSAGDPIYLTGEEVEALTYFARNFGAKPRIGVRFDREDWYFFHPADLHVTDGGNYRVKKETAIAEGTDFPEFVGESEKVTLAEVDEADSGPDEEIVRVLNAVEQGVMDVEEAAGILE from the coding sequence ATGTCCCAGGCGAAGGGCGACCGCCGCGAGCGGGAACTCGTCAACGAACTCGACGGGGCCGGCTTCGCGGTGATGCGTGCGCCCGCGAGCGGCTCTGCGACCGACCGCGAACTCCCCGACGTGCTGGCCGGCGACGGCGAGCAGTTCTACGCGATCGAGGCGAAATCGAGCGCCGGCGATCCGATCTACCTCACCGGCGAGGAGGTCGAGGCGCTGACCTACTTCGCCCGCAACTTCGGCGCGAAACCCCGTATCGGCGTCCGGTTCGATCGGGAGGACTGGTACTTCTTTCACCCCGCCGACCTCCACGTCACCGACGGCGGCAACTACCGGGTCAAGAAGGAGACCGCGATCGCGGAGGGGACGGACTTTCCCGAGTTCGTCGGCGAGAGCGAGAAGGTCACGCTCGCGGAGGTCGACGAGGCCGACTCCGGCCCCGACGAGGAGATCGTCCGCGTCCTGAACGCGGTCGAACAGGGCGTGATGGACGTCGAAGAGGCAGCCGGGATTCTCGAGTAG
- a CDS encoding cytochrome P450 — MSSHTRPPGPRGVPIAGSLPRYAEDPFRFVTELRDTYGDVAAFDLGPNRTVLLTSPAAVERVLVTDESAFSKPSFQIDALGDLLGEGLLLSEGETWRERRSLAGPAFAPDRVASLAPLMAERATAMVDRWDDGDERDLEWEMTRTTLEIIVDAMFGIDLDPGRARQIRRLLEPIGRRFEPDPRRLLVPDWVPTAGQREFDRSIAELERIVEGFVDRRRREGIDESDRDLLALLLRAREAGAIDDEGIRDELLTMLLAGHDTTALVLTYAWALLSDHPDVERRVHEEVDALFAAIDDPTDLTAADVRELATLRNVLRETMRLYPPVYALFRQVDRPVEISGYRLPAGSLVLLSQWATHRDPRHFEAPTRFDPDRWADPSHPTYAYFPFGAGPRSCIGKGFTMLEAPIIAAVAAREFRLRRVESGPIDLRGSLTAHPDGGMPMELVARS; from the coding sequence ATGAGCTCGCACACTCGTCCGCCCGGCCCGCGCGGCGTCCCGATCGCCGGTTCCCTCCCCCGGTACGCCGAGGACCCGTTCCGGTTCGTAACGGAGTTGCGCGACACCTACGGCGACGTCGCGGCCTTCGATCTCGGCCCGAACCGGACGGTCTTGCTCACGTCGCCGGCCGCCGTGGAACGCGTCCTGGTGACCGACGAGTCGGCCTTCTCGAAACCGTCGTTTCAGATCGACGCGCTGGGCGACCTCCTCGGCGAGGGGCTGCTGTTGAGCGAGGGCGAGACGTGGCGCGAGCGCCGCTCCCTCGCCGGCCCGGCGTTCGCCCCCGATCGGGTCGCCTCGCTGGCCCCGCTGATGGCCGAGCGAGCGACCGCGATGGTCGATCGCTGGGACGACGGCGACGAGCGCGACCTCGAGTGGGAGATGACCCGGACCACCCTCGAGATCATCGTCGACGCGATGTTCGGGATCGACCTCGACCCCGGCCGGGCGCGTCAGATTCGTCGCCTCCTCGAGCCGATCGGCCGCCGGTTCGAACCCGACCCGCGTCGACTCCTGGTGCCGGACTGGGTGCCGACGGCCGGCCAGCGCGAGTTCGATCGCTCGATCGCCGAACTCGAGCGCATCGTCGAGGGGTTCGTCGACCGACGGCGGCGGGAGGGGATCGACGAGTCCGATCGGGACCTGCTCGCGCTCCTCCTGCGGGCCCGCGAGGCCGGCGCGATCGACGACGAGGGGATCCGCGACGAACTCCTGACGATGCTGCTCGCGGGCCACGACACGACGGCGCTGGTGCTCACCTACGCGTGGGCGCTCCTCTCGGACCACCCCGACGTCGAGCGGCGCGTCCACGAGGAGGTCGACGCCCTGTTCGCGGCGATCGACGACCCGACCGACCTGACGGCCGCCGACGTTCGAGAACTCGCGACGCTCCGGAACGTCCTCCGGGAGACGATGCGGCTCTACCCGCCGGTGTACGCGCTCTTCCGCCAGGTCGATCGGCCGGTCGAAATCTCGGGGTACCGGCTCCCCGCGGGATCGCTGGTCCTGCTCTCGCAGTGGGCGACCCACCGCGATCCGCGCCACTTCGAGGCCCCCACCCGGTTCGATCCCGATCGCTGGGCCGACCCGAGCCACCCTACCTACGCCTACTTCCCGTTCGGGGCCGGCCCGCGCAGTTGCATCGGCAAGGGGTTCACGATGCTCGAGGCGCCGATCATCGCGGCGGTCGCCGCCCGCGAGTTCCGCCTGCGGCGGGTCGAGTCGGGCCCGATCGACCTCCGGGGGTCGTTGACCGCGCATCCGGACGGCGGGATGCCGATGGAACTCGTCGCACGATCGTGA
- a CDS encoding CPBP family intramembrane glutamic endopeptidase: METPPQQRTDGPIRSTLVAIGLAALGILASQFTTLPAFLLDPALLESPANATIEARTVFMILNFLGFVLAGALYLAATGRGWSYVDVRFPSKRGWLYVVGGIVASLVFYFVVGLLVQVLSLPAADSQVLEFIDDDQTMILIMILIVVFFNAPAEEFLFRNIVQKRLYEAFTRLQAVGVASAIFALVHFPVYVVFAESALATLVSLSIVFGGSVIFGYVYARSDNLVVPIASHAAFNAFQFGLLYLALEYDIEGAETAPSLLGAVAGIVPL, encoded by the coding sequence ATGGAGACTCCTCCACAACAACGGACGGACGGACCGATCCGTTCGACGCTCGTCGCGATCGGACTGGCGGCGCTCGGGATCCTCGCCTCCCAGTTCACGACGCTCCCGGCGTTCCTGCTCGATCCCGCCCTCCTCGAGTCGCCGGCGAACGCCACGATCGAAGCCCGGACCGTCTTCATGATCCTGAACTTCCTCGGGTTCGTCCTCGCCGGGGCGCTCTACCTGGCGGCGACCGGCCGGGGCTGGTCGTACGTCGACGTTCGCTTCCCCTCGAAGCGCGGCTGGCTGTACGTCGTCGGTGGCATCGTCGCCAGTCTGGTCTTCTACTTCGTCGTCGGATTGCTCGTGCAGGTCCTCTCGTTGCCGGCCGCCGACAGCCAGGTCCTCGAGTTCATCGACGACGACCAGACGATGATCCTGATCATGATCCTCATCGTCGTCTTCTTCAACGCGCCGGCGGAGGAGTTCCTCTTTCGCAATATCGTCCAGAAGCGCCTCTACGAGGCCTTCACGCGGCTCCAGGCGGTCGGCGTCGCCAGCGCGATCTTCGCGCTGGTTCACTTCCCCGTCTACGTCGTCTTCGCCGAGTCGGCGCTCGCGACGCTCGTCTCGCTCTCGATCGTCTTCGGTGGCTCCGTCATCTTCGGCTACGTCTACGCCCGGTCCGACAACCTCGTCGTGCCGATCGCCTCCCACGCGGCCTTCAACGCGTTCCAGTTCGGCCTGCTGTATCTGGCCCTCGAGTACGACATCGAGGGCGCCGAAACGGCACCCTCGCTGCTCGGTGCGGTCGCCGGAATCGTCCCGCTGTAG
- a CDS encoding acyl-CoA dehydrogenase family protein translates to MPSGIDYGQFEEGRGVNYWALDRALQRELERIYTDAEFDWAESRLSEFGEIVGHTIADNADYVDDHGPELEPYDKHGDVQNHVRYPAEQIENERLSYEMGIVADAFEAPPGRDEPMPLSHNLAMQYLLCYADPGFDCPVAMTAGAALVLEKFDDGSLSAYYDGLTAREYDDVIEGAMFLTEEQGGSDVGANETRAEWDEEAECWRLTGEKWFCSNIDAEGTLALARTEGAPDGTDGLSMFLVPHGDLAGSPVTKGDRIEDGPLAPDEVNDQLYRRLKDKLGTIAVPTGEVEFDGAKAYLVGEEENGFKQMTEMLNLERLSNAAASCGIMGRVLLESKIYAANREAFGDTIDQYPLMREDLVDMTVDHEAALTYVLEAARLFSERERAERSAEPRSAETASGETASAGEDAEDEYRLMRLLIPIAKARTARMAVDTASYGMEVHGGNGYVNDFVTNRMLRDAQVLPIWEGTENILSLDVLRALEREGAHEPLREAIEDRLETISHPALAEAAETVESEYHDLASALATLAGEDGEYAQLSAKRLAHYVFDVFTAALLLEEAQADLEDGNGRMALVARRFVANELEAQDARGITSGDRFALEAFEPIVRHAPVDPETVSETVTADD, encoded by the coding sequence ATGCCATCCGGGATCGACTACGGCCAGTTCGAGGAGGGCCGCGGCGTCAACTACTGGGCCCTCGACCGCGCCCTCCAGCGCGAACTGGAGCGGATCTACACCGACGCGGAGTTCGACTGGGCCGAATCTCGATTGAGCGAGTTCGGCGAAATCGTCGGCCACACGATCGCCGACAACGCCGATTACGTCGACGACCACGGGCCGGAACTGGAACCGTACGACAAGCACGGCGACGTGCAAAACCACGTCCGCTACCCGGCCGAACAGATCGAGAACGAGCGACTGAGCTACGAGATGGGGATCGTGGCGGACGCCTTCGAGGCGCCGCCGGGACGCGACGAACCGATGCCCCTCTCGCACAATCTCGCGATGCAGTACCTGCTGTGCTACGCGGACCCCGGCTTCGACTGTCCCGTCGCGATGACTGCCGGCGCGGCGCTCGTCCTCGAGAAGTTCGACGACGGCTCGCTGTCGGCGTACTACGACGGACTGACCGCGCGCGAGTACGACGACGTGATCGAGGGCGCGATGTTCCTCACGGAAGAGCAGGGCGGCAGCGACGTGGGCGCGAACGAAACCCGCGCCGAGTGGGACGAGGAGGCGGAGTGCTGGCGGCTCACCGGCGAGAAGTGGTTCTGCTCGAACATCGACGCCGAGGGAACGCTCGCGCTCGCCCGGACCGAGGGCGCGCCGGATGGGACCGACGGGCTCTCGATGTTCCTCGTCCCGCACGGGGATCTGGCCGGCAGTCCCGTCACCAAGGGCGATCGGATCGAGGACGGTCCGCTCGCGCCCGACGAGGTCAACGACCAGCTCTACCGCCGCCTCAAGGACAAACTCGGTACGATCGCCGTCCCCACGGGCGAGGTCGAGTTCGACGGCGCGAAGGCCTATCTCGTCGGCGAAGAGGAGAACGGCTTCAAACAGATGACCGAGATGCTCAACTTAGAGCGGCTCTCGAACGCCGCGGCGTCCTGTGGCATCATGGGCCGGGTACTGCTCGAGAGCAAGATCTACGCCGCGAACCGCGAGGCCTTCGGCGACACGATCGACCAGTACCCGCTGATGCGCGAGGACCTCGTCGACATGACCGTCGATCACGAGGCCGCGCTGACGTACGTCCTCGAGGCCGCACGGCTCTTTTCGGAGCGCGAGCGGGCCGAGCGGAGCGCGGAGCCGCGCTCCGCGGAAACGGCGAGCGGTGAAACCGCGAGCGCGGGGGAGGACGCCGAGGACGAGTACCGACTGATGCGGCTGCTGATCCCGATCGCCAAGGCCCGCACGGCCCGGATGGCCGTCGACACGGCCTCCTACGGGATGGAGGTCCACGGCGGCAACGGCTACGTGAACGATTTCGTCACGAACCGGATGCTCCGTGACGCGCAGGTGCTCCCGATCTGGGAGGGCACCGAGAACATCCTCTCGCTGGACGTCCTGCGGGCCCTCGAACGCGAGGGGGCCCACGAACCGCTGCGCGAGGCGATCGAGGACCGTCTCGAGACGATTTCACACCCGGCGCTCGCCGAGGCCGCCGAGACGGTCGAGTCCGAGTACCACGACCTCGCGAGCGCGCTCGCGACGCTGGCCGGAGAGGACGGCGAGTACGCCCAGCTCTCGGCGAAACGGCTCGCCCACTACGTTTTCGACGTCTTCACCGCGGCCCTGTTGCTCGAGGAGGCCCAGGCGGACCTCGAAGACGGGAACGGGCGGATGGCGCTCGTCGCCCGGCGGTTCGTCGCAAACGAACTCGAGGCCCAGGACGCGCGGGGGATCACGAGCGGCGATCGGTTCGCACTCGAGGCGTTCGAGCCGATCGTCCGCCACGCGCCGGTCGACCCCGAGACCGTCTCCGAGACGGTGACGGCCGACGACTAG
- a CDS encoding HalOD1 output domain-containing protein, producing the protein MTRECNRTSVRVVEAIADATNTDVLDLQPPLYDAIDPSALDQLVTGAESVSVQFDYQGHTITVRGDGTVAVDGRVYD; encoded by the coding sequence ATGACACGAGAGTGCAACCGGACCAGCGTCCGCGTCGTCGAGGCCATCGCCGACGCGACGAACACGGACGTACTCGACCTGCAGCCCCCGCTGTACGACGCGATCGATCCGAGCGCGCTCGACCAGTTGGTCACGGGAGCGGAGTCCGTCTCCGTCCAATTCGACTACCAGGGGCACACGATCACGGTCCGCGGTGACGGCACCGTTGCGGTCGACGGTCGCGTCTACGACTGA